One Microtus pennsylvanicus isolate mMicPen1 chromosome 3, mMicPen1.hap1, whole genome shotgun sequence DNA window includes the following coding sequences:
- the C2cd4b gene encoding C2 calcium-dependent domain-containing protein 4B has product MRLLGRLRSSTPEPAFSNVLTPGRIPEFCIPPRLPVPCVPESPQPAAALPWRCAAEPDLWLRTPTDCDDNDFDHTGRTDWDPRSQAALSLPHLPRARTAYGFCALLESPHTRRKESLFLGHPGVPRPGLRHRAHTYAGTRRASDPARAAPTDLNTAPPPAPAPRVRRLLRAPDGLLSRALRAPRGRASARPAPSGAERERAASCAPPTPTPTSPDHERLQAEASVALGRGDCTLRLAAEYCPRSACLRLRLLRAEGPAAAFEPRSLGCRLSLVLRPSGQQRASVLRRSRKAALDQDCCFDGLSEEQLRRLAVRIKAESKGRGLERGRPLGQGELLLGSLLLL; this is encoded by the coding sequence ATGCGCCTCCTCGGTCGACTCCGCTCATCGACTCCTGAGCCCGCCTTCTCCAACGTGCTTACCCCGGGCCGCATCCCAGAGTTTTGCATCCCTCCGCGGCTGCCTGTCCCTTGCGTTCCCGAATCGCCGCAACCGGCCGCAGCACTACCTTGGCGCTGCGCGGCAGAACCCGACCTGTGGCTGCGCACCCCTACCGACTGCGACGATAATGACTTTGACCACACGGGTCGCACCGACTGGGACCCGCGCTCACAGGCAGCGCTCTCGCTGCCGCACCTGCCCCGCGCGCGCACCGCCTACGGCTTCTGCGCGCTGCTCGAGAGCCCGCACACGCGCCGAAAGGAGTCGCTCTTCCTCGGCCACCCAGGCGTTCCCCGGCCCGGACTTCGCCACCGCGCGCACACCTACGCGGGCACGCGCCGAGCCTCGGACCCTGCGCGCGCCGCCCCGACTGATCTGAACACTGCCCCGCCACCTGCTCCTGCGCCCCGCGTGCGCCGCCTCCTGCGCGCCCCCGATGGGCTGCTGAGCCGCGCACTGCGGGCCCCTCGGGGTCGGGCGAGCGCGCGCCCCGCGCCCAGTGGAGCCGAGCGCGAGCGCGCTGCCTCCTGCGCgcccccaaccccaaccccaaccagCCCGGATCATGAACGCCTGCAAGCCGAGGCCAGCGTGGCTCTGGGCCGCGGGGATTGCACGCTACGTCTGGCCGCCGAGTACTGTCCGCGCAGCGCGTGTCTCCGCCTCCGCCTGTTGCGCGCAGAGGGCCCGGCCGCCGCGTTCGAACCCCGCTCCTTGGGCTGCCGCCTCAGCCTGGTGCTGCGGCCGTCGGGCCAGCAGCGCGCCAGCGTTCTCCGGCGCAGCCGTAAGGCCGCCCTGGACCAGGACTGCTGCTTTGATGGGCTCTCGGAGGAGCAGCTGCGCCGCCTGGCCGTGCGCATCAAGGCTGAGAGCAAGGGCCGCGGGCTGGAGCGTGGACGACCGCTGGGCCAGGGCGAGCTGCTGCTGGGCTCGCTACTGCTGCTCTGA